The proteins below come from a single Hippocampus zosterae strain Florida chromosome 5, ASM2543408v3, whole genome shotgun sequence genomic window:
- the il11a gene encoding uncharacterized protein il11a, with the protein MKLLLDPSSSLLFSLLLAQLPVFTTAFPVPQRRPGDMDRLSNQTKSLMKLTQELLREHAFESDVEPHRFRSLPEMSNRSANDLNNLELKPTLSQLHADLKLYEHHFEWLNRVSKKHHHPALPKLVEVIKEMKSLINLLHRQMQRVDAPKLTPATPSLPPHLPYQFDVLQSSQELLHHFKLFCDWAIRAFISLKPKITAAQ; encoded by the exons ATGAAAT TGCTGCTCGACCCGTCGTCGTCGCTCCTCTTCTCGCTGCTATTGGCCCAGCTGCCCGTTTTCACCACTGCCTTCCCGGTGCCTCAGCGGCGACCCGGCGACATGGACAGGCTGTCCAACCAGACCAAAAGTCTCATGAAGCTCACGCAGGAACTGCTG AGGGAGCACGCCTTCGAATCTGACGTGGAGCCCCACAGGTTCAGGTCCCTGCCAGAAATGAGCAACAGATCGGCCAATGATCTCAACAACCTTGAG cTGAAGCCCACACTCTCCCAGCTGCACGCCGACCTGAAGCTCTACGAGCACCACTTTGAGTGGCTCAACAGGGTGTCCAAGAAGCACCACCACCCGGCGCTGCCCAAGCTGGTGGAGGTGATCAAGGAGATGAAGTCGCTCATCAATCTCCTGCACCGTCAG ATGCAGAGGGTGGACGCACCGAAGCTGACCCCCGCCACGCCCTCCCTGCCGCCGCACCTCCCTTACCAGTTTGACGTGCTGCAGTCCAGCCAGGAGCTCCTGCACCACTTCAAGCTTTTCTGCGATTGGGCAATCCGAGCGTTCATTAGCCTAAAGCCAAAGATCACGGCGGCTCAATGA